In Zunongwangia profunda SM-A87, the following proteins share a genomic window:
- a CDS encoding helix-turn-helix domain-containing protein has product MDKGNIPVFDTFNDYYEAIDFPHRSQIPYFDIFKADSLEPTTRRCMPPYRQGFYQIGLLNNFGDTEFNLNTDILNLEGHPLFFVVPGQFFSWFRDKNLQGYFIMFKKEFLGNSFSDLVNDFPFLKISENNFMMLSSEEYRSLSFDMERIYSVSRNPHPYQEKMLEGMLVSLLYFCKAIFEKNSRTDNYVSRPQSITNQFEILVDKMYLDTKNVTDYAEKLNITPNYLTTTLKQFTGKTAKDIISERLFNESKSLLKYSGLDIAEISYRLNFQEPTHFTRFFKKHSGITPNQFRKS; this is encoded by the coding sequence ATGGATAAAGGGAACATCCCTGTTTTTGATACATTTAATGACTACTATGAAGCGATTGATTTTCCTCATAGGAGTCAGATTCCTTATTTCGATATTTTTAAGGCCGATAGCCTGGAGCCTACAACAAGACGTTGTATGCCCCCTTATCGTCAGGGCTTTTATCAAATTGGTCTTTTAAATAATTTTGGAGATACAGAATTTAACCTGAATACCGATATTTTGAATTTGGAGGGACATCCGTTATTTTTTGTGGTGCCGGGGCAGTTTTTTTCCTGGTTTCGGGATAAAAACCTACAAGGCTATTTTATCATGTTTAAAAAAGAGTTTTTAGGCAATTCTTTTTCAGATTTGGTTAATGATTTTCCTTTTCTAAAAATATCAGAGAATAACTTTATGATGTTATCATCAGAAGAGTACCGTTCTTTATCCTTTGATATGGAGCGTATTTATTCGGTTTCCAGAAATCCACATCCTTATCAGGAAAAAATGCTGGAAGGTATGCTGGTCTCTTTACTTTATTTTTGCAAGGCGATTTTCGAAAAGAATAGCAGAACAGATAATTATGTATCCAGACCGCAGTCCATTACGAATCAATTTGAAATATTGGTTGATAAAATGTATTTAGATACCAAAAATGTAACAGACTATGCGGAAAAACTTAATATCACCCCCAATTATCTAACCACTACATTAAAGCAGTTTACAGGTAAGACGGCCAAGGACATTATTAGTGAACGCCTATTTAATGAAAGTAAAAGTTTACTGAAGTATTCGGGGCTTGATATTGCAGAAATTTCTTATCGTTTAAATTTTCAGGAGCCCACTCATTTCACCCGCTTTTTTAAAAAGCATAGTGGAATAACTCCTAATCAGTTTAGAAAGTCGTAA
- a CDS encoding alpha-L-fucosidase: MKKRAYITTLLFLNLYTALAQASYKPSEANLENRAWFQDAKFGLFIHWGVYSILGDGEWVMEQQKIQKDRYELLPSFFNPQQFDAEELVSLAKAAGMKYITVTTKHHDGFAMYDSQVSDYNIVDATPYTKDAFRLLEQACKKAGIKLFAYYSQVDWHHPDYFPRGKTGHGLGREESGDWNTYLKYQNAQIKELAENYDIAGFWFDGYWDQNDLKKADKPYQEFDLEKTYTIIHDVDSGLLIGNNHHLLPVAGEDFQMFEKDLPGKNTAGFSEGSQIGNLPLETCETINHSWGFNLQDDHHKSTKELIQYLIKAAGNNANFLLNIGPMPNGAIQKEHKERLKELGAWMDINGESIYNTRGGEYQNEYMVSTKKSKILYLHILDKEVTSVSIPEFKDKIKDVVYFSDATPVNYTLRKGTLSFEIDSDYLNDLDTIIKITLK, encoded by the coding sequence ATGAAGAAACGAGCTTATATCACAACCTTGCTTTTCTTAAATCTCTATACGGCATTAGCCCAGGCTAGCTACAAACCTTCCGAAGCAAATCTGGAAAACAGAGCATGGTTTCAGGATGCCAAATTTGGGTTATTCATTCACTGGGGAGTATACAGCATTTTGGGGGACGGTGAGTGGGTTATGGAACAGCAAAAAATTCAAAAAGACCGGTATGAGCTACTCCCCTCTTTTTTTAACCCTCAGCAATTTGATGCTGAAGAACTGGTAAGTCTTGCCAAAGCTGCCGGCATGAAATACATCACTGTAACCACCAAACATCACGACGGCTTTGCTATGTATGACTCTCAGGTTTCAGACTACAATATTGTAGACGCAACACCTTATACTAAAGACGCGTTTAGATTACTGGAGCAAGCCTGTAAAAAAGCCGGAATTAAACTTTTTGCTTATTATTCGCAGGTTGACTGGCATCATCCCGATTATTTTCCGAGAGGCAAAACCGGTCACGGCTTAGGTAGAGAAGAATCAGGTGACTGGAATACTTATCTAAAGTATCAAAATGCCCAGATTAAAGAACTTGCCGAAAATTATGATATCGCAGGCTTTTGGTTTGACGGATATTGGGATCAAAACGATTTGAAAAAAGCAGATAAACCTTATCAGGAATTTGATTTAGAGAAAACCTATACAATTATTCATGATGTAGATTCGGGGTTACTTATAGGCAACAATCATCACTTATTACCTGTTGCAGGAGAAGACTTTCAGATGTTTGAAAAAGACCTTCCGGGAAAGAATACAGCTGGATTTAGTGAAGGTTCTCAAATAGGTAATCTACCCTTAGAAACTTGTGAAACCATAAATCATTCCTGGGGTTTCAACTTACAGGATGATCATCATAAATCTACAAAAGAACTCATACAGTACCTTATCAAAGCGGCTGGTAATAATGCTAATTTTCTTTTGAATATAGGACCTATGCCCAATGGAGCTATCCAGAAGGAGCATAAAGAACGCTTAAAAGAACTGGGAGCTTGGATGGATATAAATGGTGAAAGCATCTACAACACACGCGGCGGCGAATACCAGAATGAATATATGGTTTCCACTAAAAAGTCTAAAATTCTTTATTTGCATATTTTAGATAAAGAAGTAACATCTGTCTCTATACCTGAATTTAAAGACAAAATAAAAGATGTTGTATATTTTAGTGATGCTACGCCTGTAAATTATACCCTAAGAAAAGGAACGCTAAGTTTCGAAATCGATTCTGACTATCTCAATGACCTAGATACCATTATTAAAATAACTTTAAAATAA
- a CDS encoding SDR family NAD(P)-dependent oxidoreductase produces MDRKRVAVLTEAGNGLGKAMANLLLHQNYKVIIAAGEESYNKLSQEGNSVRDFDLILVDFTSEHSLLHLRDKIKKEYGQLDLLINNAETVNGFGHKIDQLDISEVKYLFEINFFSILRIIQLMKPLLEKSEAPKIINVTSALGDLSKMNDETFCYSNYDLTGYSCAKAALNMYTHLQCKEFKPDKINIYSFDPVALKNCTYNSVIICDEVKDRFISLVQ; encoded by the coding sequence ATGGATAGGAAAAGAGTTGCAGTATTAACAGAAGCAGGAAATGGCTTAGGTAAAGCTATGGCTAACCTTTTGTTACATCAGAATTATAAAGTGATCATTGCAGCAGGCGAAGAAAGCTATAATAAACTTTCGCAGGAGGGGAATAGTGTGAGGGATTTTGATCTTATCCTGGTTGATTTTACTTCAGAGCATAGCCTTTTACATCTAAGAGATAAAATAAAAAAGGAATATGGACAACTGGATTTACTGATCAATAATGCAGAGACGGTGAATGGTTTTGGCCATAAAATTGACCAGTTGGATATTAGTGAAGTAAAATATTTGTTTGAAATCAACTTCTTTTCGATTTTAAGAATCATTCAGTTAATGAAACCTTTACTGGAAAAAAGTGAAGCTCCCAAAATAATAAATGTAACCAGTGCCTTGGGAGATCTGTCCAAGATGAATGACGAGACATTTTGTTATTCCAATTATGATCTTACAGGATATTCATGTGCGAAGGCAGCACTAAATATGTATACCCACTTACAGTGCAAAGAATTTAAACCCGATAAAATCAATATTTACAGTTTCGATCCGGTAGCCCTTAAAAACTGTACGTACAATTCGGTGATCATTTGCGATGAAGTGAAAGATCGGTTTATTTCTTTGGTGCAATAA
- a CDS encoding helix-turn-helix domain-containing protein, with protein MSQYFLQFFEESPDGISLFKDNRSIMEIKATALDVSIFNRILKINPGRGINRSDNPKIYEKEAYYKEYRALNNNMKPSVRFESQGIILMLISRFIQSVRFKSPKSEKIPSVVLDAINYIQLNLGNSISINELAKNANQNRDYFSREFLKHTGQRPLSYIHEKRIERAQYLIVTTNKTLLDIAIETGFNNLPHLTKIFKKYLKTTPGAYRKQSLQIT; from the coding sequence TTGAGTCAGTATTTTTTACAGTTTTTTGAGGAATCCCCAGATGGAATATCCCTGTTTAAAGACAATAGAAGTATTATGGAGATTAAAGCGACTGCTCTGGATGTTTCTATTTTTAATAGAATTCTAAAAATAAATCCGGGTAGAGGCATTAACCGATCAGACAATCCGAAAATATATGAAAAGGAAGCTTATTATAAAGAATACAGAGCACTTAATAACAATATGAAACCTTCTGTTCGCTTTGAAAGTCAGGGGATTATTTTAATGCTGATATCGCGCTTTATTCAGTCTGTACGTTTTAAATCCCCAAAAAGCGAGAAAATCCCCTCTGTAGTACTTGATGCGATTAATTATATACAACTTAATCTCGGAAATTCCATTAGCATTAATGAGCTTGCTAAAAATGCTAACCAAAACAGAGATTACTTCTCAAGGGAATTTTTGAAACATACAGGCCAAAGACCCCTTTCATATATCCACGAAAAACGTATTGAAAGAGCGCAATATCTCATTGTCACCACCAATAAGACTTTACTGGATATTGCTATTGAAACCGGATTTAATAATCTACCTCATCTGACTAAAATTTTTAAAAAATACCTAAAAACCACGCCAGGAGCTTATAGGAAACAAAGCTTGCAGATTACCTGA
- a CDS encoding AraC family transcriptional regulator has product MKLFKIDRKNYQDSSFSINKVTDDHFLKIWHFHPEMELVLILESTGTRFIGDSVSKFCAGEIILLGPDLPHMWLNDPEYFKPNSSLKARAIAIHFTKDFLGKDFFYKTEFQKINQLLRKAELGLKFNNINQKLLDRLKTLDQFSSFERTLRFLEILNALSYESFSQISSSTYLKNIQSSKNQELNKVYEYIFKNFKNQIALEDVASLIPMNTSAFSRFFSKVHKKSFTRYLNEIRIGYACKMLMEQYYPITIICFESGFNSLSNFNKQFKIITGKTPSEYANYHSSNL; this is encoded by the coding sequence ATGAAATTATTTAAGATAGATCGCAAAAATTACCAGGACAGTTCGTTTAGCATCAATAAAGTTACGGATGATCATTTTCTAAAAATATGGCACTTCCATCCAGAAATGGAACTGGTTTTAATTTTGGAAAGTACCGGCACCCGCTTTATAGGCGATTCTGTTTCCAAATTTTGTGCTGGTGAGATAATTCTTCTAGGACCAGATCTTCCTCATATGTGGTTAAATGATCCGGAATACTTTAAACCTAACAGCTCTTTAAAAGCCAGGGCCATTGCAATTCATTTTACAAAAGACTTTTTAGGAAAGGATTTTTTTTACAAAACTGAATTTCAAAAAATCAACCAACTTCTTAGAAAAGCAGAACTTGGCCTAAAGTTCAACAATATAAATCAAAAACTTTTAGATCGTCTTAAAACCTTAGATCAATTTTCCTCTTTTGAACGAACCCTCAGGTTTTTGGAAATCTTAAATGCATTATCCTACGAAAGCTTTTCTCAAATTTCAAGTAGCACCTATTTGAAAAATATTCAGTCTTCTAAAAATCAGGAATTAAATAAAGTCTATGAATACATTTTTAAGAATTTTAAAAATCAAATAGCCCTGGAGGATGTTGCTTCCCTAATCCCTATGAACACCTCTGCATTTAGCCGGTTTTTTAGTAAAGTCCATAAAAAAAGCTTTACCCGCTATCTTAATGAAATACGTATAGGATACGCTTGTAAAATGTTAATGGAACAATATTACCCTATTACTATAATCTGTTTTGAAAGTGGATTTAACAGCCTTTCTAATTTCAACAAACAGTTTAAAATTATTACCGGAAAAACCCCATCAGAATATGCCAATTATCACTCATCTAATTTATAA
- a CDS encoding L-fuconate dehydratase translates to MNTDLLITGYEVVDVRFPTSQFLDGSDAMNPDPDYSAAYVILKTSQDDLEGHGLTFTIGRGNELCVAAIDSIMPLILHKSLASFTSNMGAFWKMITGDSQLRWLGPEKGVIHLATGAVVNAVWDLYAKAEGKPLWKLLADMSPEQLVSCVDFTYITDAITPAEATAMLKKMEATKQERIDYLLQNGYPAYTTSAGWLGYSDEKMRKLCREAKAEGFKHMKIKVGKDLKDDMRRAQIIREEIGDDLKLMMDANQKWDVTEAIANMAELKKFNPWWIEEPTSPDDVLGHAAIAKAVAPIKVATGEHCQNRVIFKQLMQAGAIEICQIDSCRLAGVNEVLAVLLMAAKFEIPVCPHAGGVGLCEYVQHLSMIDFIAISGSLENRIIEYVDHLHEHFFDPVVIKNGAYMPPKMPGYSITMKPNSLNDYQFPTGKIWQEITKNK, encoded by the coding sequence ATGAATACCGATTTGCTTATTACCGGCTATGAAGTTGTAGACGTTCGCTTCCCCACCAGTCAGTTTCTTGACGGCTCAGATGCCATGAATCCCGATCCGGATTACTCTGCCGCTTATGTTATTTTAAAAACTTCACAAGATGATTTAGAGGGACACGGGCTCACCTTTACTATTGGTCGCGGTAACGAGCTTTGCGTAGCCGCCATCGACTCGATAATGCCTCTTATTCTTCATAAATCGCTAGCATCTTTTACTTCAAATATGGGTGCTTTTTGGAAAATGATTACCGGTGATAGTCAACTGCGCTGGTTAGGTCCCGAAAAAGGAGTGATTCATCTGGCCACAGGAGCTGTGGTAAATGCTGTTTGGGATTTATATGCTAAAGCGGAGGGCAAACCACTATGGAAACTGCTGGCCGATATGAGTCCGGAACAATTGGTCTCTTGCGTGGATTTCACTTATATTACTGATGCTATTACTCCTGCTGAAGCTACGGCGATGCTTAAAAAGATGGAAGCTACCAAGCAGGAACGTATAGATTACCTACTACAAAACGGTTATCCAGCCTACACCACCTCTGCTGGCTGGCTGGGGTACAGCGATGAAAAAATGCGCAAATTGTGCCGGGAAGCAAAAGCCGAAGGCTTTAAGCATATGAAGATTAAAGTAGGAAAAGACCTTAAAGATGATATGCGTCGAGCCCAGATTATTCGTGAAGAGATAGGCGACGACCTTAAATTAATGATGGACGCCAACCAGAAATGGGATGTAACCGAAGCCATCGCAAATATGGCTGAACTCAAGAAATTTAATCCCTGGTGGATTGAAGAACCTACCAGCCCTGACGATGTGCTGGGGCACGCCGCCATTGCAAAAGCCGTTGCTCCCATAAAAGTGGCAACTGGTGAGCACTGCCAGAACCGTGTGATCTTCAAACAACTGATGCAAGCAGGTGCCATCGAAATTTGCCAGATAGATAGCTGTAGACTGGCCGGGGTAAATGAAGTACTCGCCGTATTACTAATGGCTGCAAAATTTGAGATTCCCGTATGCCCGCATGCGGGTGGTGTTGGGCTATGTGAGTATGTACAGCATTTGTCTATGATTGATTTTATTGCTATAAGCGGCTCACTTGAAAATCGTATCATTGAATATGTAGATCATTTACATGAGCATTTCTTTGATCCGGTAGTGATTAAAAATGGTGCTTATATGCCCCCAAAAATGCCTGGCTACAGCATTACCATGAAACCTAACTCCTTAAATGATTATCAATTTCCTACAGGTAAAATCTGGCAGGAAATCACTAAAAATAAATAA
- a CDS encoding fumarylacetoacetate hydrolase family protein, with translation MKLIRFGEAGKEKPGIQLDAGKRIDISAFGEDYTEAFFETDGLDRLKAWLEKEQENCPEVSQETRLGAPLVRPSKIVCIGLNYISHAKETGMDVPKEPILFFKATSAIVGPNDDVIIPKGSEKTDWEVELAVVIGKKASYVSEEDALDYVAGYTLHNDYSERAFQIERAGQWVKGKSCDTFAPLGPFIATKDEIKDPNNLNLWLKHNGEQLQNSNTSDFVFNVQQVVSYISQFMSLLPGDIISTGTPFGVGMGFKPPRYLKPGDVVELGIEGLGTSKQTAKAYT, from the coding sequence ATGAAATTAATACGCTTCGGCGAAGCCGGAAAAGAAAAACCAGGAATACAATTAGATGCCGGCAAACGCATAGATATATCGGCTTTTGGTGAAGATTACACCGAAGCTTTCTTTGAAACTGATGGTCTTGACCGTCTCAAAGCCTGGTTAGAGAAAGAACAGGAAAATTGCCCTGAAGTTTCTCAGGAAACACGCCTGGGTGCACCTCTGGTAAGGCCCTCTAAAATTGTTTGTATTGGCCTTAACTATATCTCGCATGCAAAAGAAACCGGAATGGACGTGCCAAAAGAACCTATATTATTTTTTAAAGCAACTTCTGCTATTGTAGGTCCCAACGACGATGTCATTATACCCAAAGGAAGCGAAAAAACAGACTGGGAAGTGGAACTTGCTGTGGTCATCGGCAAAAAAGCCTCCTATGTAAGCGAAGAAGATGCCCTGGATTATGTGGCGGGTTATACGCTGCACAACGATTATAGCGAACGAGCCTTTCAAATAGAGCGCGCCGGCCAATGGGTTAAGGGAAAAAGCTGCGACACTTTTGCTCCTTTAGGCCCTTTTATCGCCACCAAAGATGAAATCAAAGATCCCAATAACCTCAACCTTTGGTTAAAACACAATGGCGAACAGCTACAAAACAGCAACACTTCAGACTTTGTATTTAATGTACAACAGGTAGTAAGTTATATCAGTCAGTTTATGAGCCTGCTTCCAGGAGATATCATTTCAACAGGTACGCCTTTTGGTGTGGGTATGGGTTTTAAACCGCCACGTTATTTAAAACCGGGTGATGTGGTTGAATTAGGTATTGAAGGCCTGGGAACTTCCAAACAAACTGCTAAAGCCTATACCTAA
- a CDS encoding efflux transporter outer membrane subunit — MKNLIVIVSLLVLVSCGIQKRAYQVADPVKVNNDYLTKALQDTIFNDQEHITRWWSAFKDPVLDTLIERARTNNLDINTAVANFEASRASLKARKFDRWPVVTMNGSYNRTRLGENVFVPGMNPTYSTYSGSMDAVWETDIFGRVSNRVKGSYAYNQQMLADMHGVYLRIFAEVATNYLQLRGTQYLLDIAQRNLKGQQDTYDLTLKLSDAGTSNTLDVSRALAQLESTRASIPRLEARIEALKNSLSILTGEIPGKLSGDIIGKQALPDLPASVHLGNVKELLRRRPDVRRAEAVLQVKISAYNIAVADLYPKIEFGGSVGFSAVDFANFGSKESFTWSLLPSISWAAFNLGRVKQQIRKNDAETLAALAQYEKVVLESLEEIKTSMSNYSHELKRREILKNSSMASAKAAEIAQKRFNAGLDNFIDYLSADNALLIAENSLAMSEISSATSLIAIYKALGGGWEIISDEELKIKFEKMKLSQH, encoded by the coding sequence ATGAAAAATTTAATAGTAATAGTAAGTTTATTGGTTTTAGTTTCCTGTGGAATTCAAAAACGAGCGTATCAGGTTGCTGATCCCGTTAAGGTGAATAATGATTATTTAACCAAAGCACTTCAGGATACTATATTTAATGATCAGGAGCATATCACGCGGTGGTGGTCTGCGTTTAAAGACCCTGTTTTGGATACGCTGATTGAAAGAGCACGTACCAATAATTTAGATATTAATACTGCTGTCGCAAATTTTGAAGCATCCAGAGCTTCATTAAAGGCACGTAAATTTGATCGTTGGCCTGTGGTAACAATGAATGGATCCTATAACAGGACCCGTTTAGGAGAAAATGTGTTTGTACCGGGTATGAACCCTACTTATAGTACGTATAGTGGAAGTATGGATGCCGTCTGGGAGACAGATATTTTTGGAAGGGTTTCCAATAGGGTTAAAGGATCTTATGCTTATAATCAGCAGATGCTGGCTGATATGCACGGCGTTTATCTGCGTATATTTGCTGAAGTGGCTACAAATTATCTACAGTTACGGGGAACACAATATTTACTGGATATCGCACAACGAAACCTTAAGGGGCAGCAGGATACGTACGATCTAACCCTTAAACTGTCTGATGCGGGAACCAGTAATACTCTTGATGTCTCCCGTGCTCTTGCGCAATTAGAAAGCACCCGGGCAAGTATTCCTCGGCTAGAAGCCAGGATAGAAGCACTTAAAAATAGTTTAAGCATTTTGACCGGTGAGATTCCCGGCAAGCTTTCTGGGGATATCATTGGCAAACAGGCTTTGCCAGATTTACCGGCATCAGTACACCTGGGAAATGTCAAGGAATTATTGCGTCGCAGACCAGATGTAAGAAGAGCCGAAGCAGTACTTCAGGTCAAGATCTCGGCCTATAATATCGCTGTTGCGGATCTATACCCAAAAATTGAATTTGGAGGATCTGTAGGTTTTTCTGCTGTAGATTTTGCCAATTTCGGGAGTAAGGAATCTTTTACCTGGAGCCTGCTGCCAAGCATTAGCTGGGCCGCTTTTAATTTGGGCAGGGTTAAACAGCAAATAAGAAAAAATGATGCTGAAACCCTGGCTGCCCTGGCGCAATATGAGAAAGTGGTTTTGGAAAGCTTAGAAGAAATAAAAACCAGTATGAGCAATTATTCTCATGAGCTGAAAAGAAGGGAGATTTTAAAAAATTCCTCAATGGCTAGTGCTAAAGCTGCAGAAATTGCCCAGAAAAGATTTAATGCAGGCCTTGATAACTTTATTGATTATCTAAGTGCAGACAATGCGTTGCTTATTGCTGAAAATTCGTTGGCGATGAGTGAGATATCATCGGCAACTTCGCTTATAGCTATATATAAAGCATTAGGCGGAGGTTGGGAGATTATCTCTGATGAAGAACTGAAAATTAAATTTGAAAAGATGAAATTAAGTCAGCACTAA
- a CDS encoding SDR family NAD(P)-dependent oxidoreductase: MSAFQLTGKTAIITGGASGIGRAIAQVFAQNGARVHILDFNEKQAQATVEAFKAENLEVYYNICDVSNAEEVQQIVDEIAMQRTIDILVNNAGVAHVGNIENTTEADLDRIYAINIKGVYNCAKAAIKHMKGKSGVIINMASIASSVGISDRFAYSMSKGAVLTMTYSIAKDYVDEGIRCNSISPARVHTPFVDGFIEKNYPDNQEEMFEKLSKTQPLGRMGKPVEIAHLALYLASDEASFITGTDFPIDGGFIKLNG, translated from the coding sequence ATGTCGGCATTTCAATTAACAGGAAAAACAGCAATAATCACCGGAGGTGCCAGCGGTATTGGCCGTGCCATCGCACAGGTGTTCGCACAAAACGGAGCTCGAGTTCACATCTTGGATTTTAATGAGAAACAAGCTCAAGCTACTGTAGAAGCTTTTAAAGCAGAGAACTTAGAAGTTTATTACAATATATGCGATGTTTCAAATGCAGAGGAAGTACAACAAATTGTGGATGAGATTGCTATGCAACGTACGATTGACATTTTGGTGAACAACGCCGGCGTGGCTCATGTGGGAAATATTGAAAATACCACTGAAGCTGACCTGGACCGGATTTACGCCATCAATATAAAAGGTGTATATAATTGTGCCAAAGCAGCAATTAAACACATGAAGGGTAAAAGTGGCGTCATTATCAACATGGCTTCCATCGCTTCATCGGTAGGAATTTCAGATCGTTTTGCTTATTCGATGTCTAAAGGCGCTGTACTCACGATGACCTATTCTATCGCCAAAGATTACGTAGATGAAGGGATTCGCTGTAACAGCATCTCCCCTGCCCGTGTGCATACACCATTTGTGGATGGTTTTATCGAAAAAAATTATCCGGACAACCAGGAAGAGATGTTTGAAAAACTATCAAAAACCCAACCTTTGGGCCGTATGGGCAAACCGGTGGAAATTGCACATCTTGCTCTTTATTTGGCCTCTGATGAAGCTTCCTTCATCACCGGAACCGACTTCCCCATCGATGGAGGATTCATAAAATTAAATGGATAA
- a CDS encoding DUF2652 domain-containing protein, with translation MEGDKKGIIKPLKNTEFRVKSNSFEGTIIIPDISGFTSFVNSMDFSLGKEITIELLQVIIDQNILNLTISEIEGDAILFYKKSTLTLQQVKKQYEQMLSAFSDKVNTLSLQYGFEIKLSLKLVAHYGEISTYTIGGFEKLYGKPVIEAHQLLKNPIKSNSYFLITEDFFNATSQTVNKTHYSGSKLCEVYGSLKNIGYIFFDYEADRDNPSINGYLR, from the coding sequence ATGGAAGGGGATAAAAAAGGAATCATAAAGCCATTAAAGAATACTGAATTTAGAGTGAAGTCCAATTCATTTGAGGGGACAATTATTATTCCTGATATTAGTGGTTTTACCAGTTTTGTTAATTCCATGGATTTTTCCTTAGGAAAAGAGATCACTATTGAGCTGCTTCAGGTGATAATCGATCAAAATATTCTAAATCTTACGATTTCAGAAATAGAAGGTGATGCGATCCTTTTTTATAAAAAATCTACTCTCACCTTGCAACAGGTTAAAAAGCAATACGAGCAAATGCTATCAGCCTTTAGTGATAAGGTCAATACGCTTAGTTTACAATATGGTTTTGAAATTAAGCTTTCATTAAAACTGGTGGCTCACTATGGGGAAATATCAACTTATACCATAGGTGGTTTTGAGAAATTGTATGGTAAACCGGTGATAGAAGCTCATCAATTATTAAAGAATCCCATTAAGAGCAATTCTTATTTTTTGATAACCGAAGATTTTTTTAATGCCACAAGCCAAACTGTAAATAAAACCCATTATTCAGGAAGTAAACTTTGTGAGGTATATGGCTCATTAAAAAATATAGGGTATATTTTTTTCGATTATGAAGCAGATCGGGATAATCCTTCTATTAACGGTTATTTAAGGTAA